ATGCTATTCCCAAGCCCGGCACCAGTTTGTTAGCCACATCCTGTGCACGTTTATTACTTACCGTTATAATCCGCCAGATGTTGGTTTGTGCACCAATATCCAGTAATAGTGACACCAGGATCACAAAGCCAAAGGAAGCCAGTAGATCAGCAGTGAAGAGCGTGGTTTGGGTAAGAAATCCTGGTCCAATGGCCGAAGTGGCCATTAAAAAAGCGGCGCCCAAAATAGCCGAACCAGCGGCTTTGTTCTTTTGTGATGGAGTATTATCTGGCATATTGTGGCTCTGGCAGTTGTTTGTAACGGGTAATCGGATTAGTCTATGTTTTTATAATGGTGCCTTCTGCAATGATTGAATAGTAATGCCTTCGCTTTCCAGTGTTTTGCGAAGTGCTTTTGCAAAACGGGTGGCATGTATTCCATCGCCATGCAAACAAATAGTCTCTGCCTTTAGCGGTACATCTTTACCCGACAGGGCCATTACACTTCCCTGCTTTACCATTTGCAATACCTGCTGAATGCTGGCAGCTTCTTCTTCAATGAGTGCACCCGGCTGTGTGCGAGGCGTCAGGCTACCATCATCCTGATAGGTTCTATCAGCAAAAACTTCACTGGCGGTCGTTAAACCTAGTGTTTCCGCTTCAGTGATCAAGTAGCTACCACTTAAGCCTACTACTATTAAATGTGGGTCAATATCTTTCACCGCTTGGGCAATAGCAGCTGCCAGTTGTTGCTCTCGGGCTGCCTGGTTATAGAGAGCGCCATGAGGCTTCACATGTACCAGGTTAATATCCAGTTGCGATGCCAAAAGCTGTAGTGCCTGTACCTGTAGTTGCACCCATTGATAAACTTCGACAGGTGTGCACGACATCTCTAGTCTACCAAAATTCGCGCGATCCGGAAAGGAGGGATGTGCCCCAGCAGCTACCCTAAATTGTTTA
This genomic interval from Flavisolibacter tropicus contains the following:
- a CDS encoding 5-oxoprolinase subunit PxpA — protein: MQHVDLNCDMGEGIGNDEQLMPYITSANIACGYHAGDAETMMQTLQLCKQFRVAAGAHPSFPDRANFGRLEMSCTPVEVYQWVQLQVQALQLLASQLDINLVHVKPHGALYNQAAREQQLAAAIAQAVKDIDPHLIVVGLSGSYLITEAETLGLTTASEVFADRTYQDDGSLTPRTQPGALIEEEAASIQQVLQMVKQGSVMALSGKDVPLKAETICLHGDGIHATRFAKALRKTLESEGITIQSLQKAPL